The following coding sequences lie in one Yoonia sp. G8-12 genomic window:
- the tsaB gene encoding tRNA (adenosine(37)-N6)-threonylcarbamoyltransferase complex dimerization subunit type 1 TsaB: protein MQPKPIVLAFDTSAAHCAAALLLGDRIVTRVDEMAKGQAEHLMPMLEEMLATEGLTWRDLDGIGVGVGPGNFTGIRISLSAARGLALGLGKPAIGVNGFDARAHGETLPYIATIPAPRDQSYTQEFRAGGTTSDPIQITAPALAQKEAAVLIGAVAQIAASRLSDDISRPAPLYIRSADAAPPRDPAPVLLP, encoded by the coding sequence TTGCAGCCTAAGCCAATTGTCTTAGCATTCGATACATCGGCGGCGCATTGCGCCGCCGCTTTGCTGTTGGGCGACCGGATCGTGACGCGTGTTGACGAAATGGCGAAAGGGCAGGCCGAACATCTGATGCCCATGCTGGAAGAGATGCTCGCCACCGAAGGCCTGACATGGCGCGACCTTGACGGTATCGGGGTAGGTGTAGGGCCTGGCAATTTTACCGGCATCCGTATTTCGCTGTCCGCCGCGCGCGGGCTGGCCTTGGGCCTTGGGAAACCAGCGATTGGCGTGAACGGGTTTGATGCACGCGCCCATGGCGAAACGCTGCCATACATTGCAACAATTCCAGCACCGCGCGATCAATCCTACACCCAAGAATTTCGTGCCGGTGGAACGACATCCGACCCCATTCAAATCACGGCACCAGCACTTGCGCAAAAAGAAGCCGCCGTGCTGATCGGTGCCGTCGCCCAAATCGCGGCCTCGCGCCTGTCCGATGACATCTCACGCCCAGCGCCCCTTTATATCCGCAGCGCCGATGCCGCCCCACCGCGCGATCCTGCACCGGTTTTGCTGCCGTGA
- a CDS encoding ABC transporter ATP-binding protein: protein MSDAAPAIELKGISKSFGPVQANKDISIRVMPGTIHGIIGENGAGKSTLMSILYGFYKADKGEIFIAGKKISIPDSQAAIAAGIGMVFQHFKLVENFTVLENVVLGAEDSGLLRPSLARARRELKSLAEEYELNVDPDALIEEVGVGMQQRVEILKALYRKADILILDEPTGVLTPAEADHLFRILENLKREGKTIIMITHKLREIMEITDTVSVMRRGEMTATVKTSETSPAELAELMVGRKVLLRVDKAPAQIGKKILEVEDLNVTDNKGVHRLKGVSFDVHAGEILGIAGVAGNGQSELLEVLGGYEKATGSIKVNGEEIDLTGAKSDGQSRRARGISHVPEDRQREGLIMDFHAWENTIFGYHHDARYQRSKLLMDNGAIRKDTEEKMARFDVRPPDPNLTAKSFSGGNQQKIVLAREIERNPDLLLIGQPTRGVDIGAIEFIHQQIVALRDQGKAILLVSVELEEILSLSDRIAVMFDGKIMGERMPQDTDEKELGLLMAGMTTEPRGPIHEAVAAQLATAGRGTAKEV from the coding sequence ATGAGCGACGCAGCCCCCGCCATTGAGCTGAAAGGTATTTCGAAATCCTTTGGCCCCGTTCAAGCAAACAAAGACATTTCGATCCGCGTCATGCCCGGCACAATCCACGGGATCATCGGCGAAAATGGCGCAGGTAAGTCAACGTTGATGTCGATCCTTTATGGCTTCTACAAAGCCGACAAAGGCGAGATTTTCATCGCTGGCAAGAAAATATCCATCCCTGACAGTCAAGCGGCGATTGCTGCGGGCATCGGCATGGTGTTCCAGCACTTCAAACTGGTGGAAAACTTTACCGTTCTGGAAAATGTCGTCCTTGGGGCCGAAGACAGCGGCCTGTTGCGTCCATCGCTGGCACGCGCACGGCGCGAATTGAAAAGCCTAGCCGAAGAATACGAACTCAACGTCGACCCTGACGCTTTGATCGAAGAGGTCGGCGTTGGCATGCAGCAGCGGGTTGAAATCCTCAAGGCACTGTATCGCAAAGCCGATATTCTGATCCTTGATGAGCCCACCGGCGTGCTCACCCCCGCCGAGGCCGACCACCTGTTCCGCATTCTGGAGAACCTCAAACGTGAGGGCAAAACCATTATCATGATCACGCATAAACTGCGCGAAATCATGGAAATCACCGACACCGTCAGCGTGATGCGGCGTGGCGAAATGACGGCGACGGTCAAGACGTCTGAAACCAGTCCCGCAGAATTGGCTGAACTCATGGTTGGCCGCAAAGTGCTGCTGCGCGTTGACAAGGCACCGGCGCAAATCGGCAAGAAAATCCTTGAGGTCGAAGACCTCAATGTTACCGACAATAAAGGCGTTCACCGGCTTAAGGGCGTCAGCTTTGACGTGCACGCCGGCGAAATCCTCGGGATTGCGGGCGTTGCTGGCAATGGTCAATCCGAATTGCTGGAAGTGCTGGGCGGCTATGAGAAAGCCACCGGCAGTATCAAGGTCAACGGCGAGGAAATCGACCTCACCGGTGCGAAATCCGACGGGCAAAGCAGGCGCGCACGCGGGATCAGCCATGTGCCAGAGGACCGCCAGCGCGAAGGTCTGATCATGGATTTCCACGCATGGGAAAACACGATTTTCGGATACCACCACGACGCACGCTACCAACGCTCCAAATTGCTGATGGACAATGGGGCCATCCGCAAGGACACCGAAGAAAAAATGGCCCGCTTCGACGTACGGCCCCCCGATCCAAACCTGACCGCCAAGAGCTTTTCGGGCGGCAACCAGCAGAAAATCGTGCTGGCCCGCGAAATCGAACGCAACCCCGATCTGTTGCTGATTGGCCAGCCAACGCGCGGTGTAGATATCGGTGCGATCGAATTCATCCACCAGCAGATTGTTGCACTTAGGGATCAGGGCAAAGCTATTTTGTTAGTTTCCGTAGAGTTAGAAGAAATTTTGTCCCTCTCCGACCGGATTGCGGTTATGTTTGACGGAAAAATAATGGGCGAGCGGATGCCTCAAGACACAGACGAAAAAGAACTCGGGCTTTTGATGGCCGGGATGACCACCGAACCGCGTGGGCCAATCCATGAGGCTGTCGCGGCGCAATTGGCGACCGCAGGCCGCGGCACGGCCAAGGAGGTCTGA
- a CDS encoding ABC transporter permease: MDFATLLQMLDATLRLATPLLLACLAGLFSERAGIFDIGLEGKMLAAAFLSAAIAAVTGNVWLGLLAGIGASLVLSAIHGLASITFRGNQLISGVAINFLAAGLTVVIAQSWFAQGGRTPQLSGNARFNPIDLPFAEALQNVPILGPIYYELISGHTILVYVALLMVPLTWWILFQTRFGLRLRAVGENPAAVDTAGVSVIGLRFAAVGICGILCGIAGAYLATALQAGFVKDMSAGRGYIALAALIFAKWRPWYALYACLLFGFLQAMSLRSDVIERVIGFQVNGQFLDVLPYILTVVILAGFVGKAIPPRAGGAPYVKER, translated from the coding sequence ATGGATTTCGCGACCCTTTTGCAGATGCTGGACGCAACTTTGCGTCTGGCAACCCCGCTTCTTCTGGCCTGTCTCGCAGGTCTGTTTTCCGAGCGGGCCGGTATCTTTGATATCGGGCTTGAGGGCAAAATGCTGGCGGCAGCTTTCCTATCAGCCGCCATCGCTGCCGTAACGGGCAATGTGTGGCTGGGGCTTTTGGCGGGTATCGGCGCGTCTTTGGTCTTGTCGGCGATCCACGGACTGGCCTCGATCACCTTCCGCGGGAACCAACTGATCTCGGGTGTCGCGATCAATTTTCTGGCGGCAGGTCTGACTGTCGTCATTGCGCAAAGCTGGTTCGCCCAAGGCGGGCGGACCCCGCAACTGTCGGGCAATGCACGCTTCAATCCCATCGATCTGCCCTTTGCAGAGGCGCTGCAAAACGTGCCCATCCTTGGGCCGATCTACTATGAACTTATTTCCGGCCACACGATCCTTGTCTACGTCGCTCTTCTGATGGTGCCGCTGACATGGTGGATCCTGTTCCAGACCCGTTTCGGCCTGCGCCTGCGCGCCGTGGGTGAAAACCCAGCTGCTGTGGACACGGCAGGCGTATCTGTGATCGGGCTGCGTTTCGCCGCCGTCGGTATTTGCGGCATCCTGTGCGGTATCGCCGGTGCTTATCTGGCAACCGCATTGCAAGCTGGTTTCGTGAAAGACATGAGCGCCGGTCGCGGCTATATCGCGCTTGCAGCTCTCATCTTCGCCAAATGGCGGCCGTGGTATGCGCTCTATGCCTGCCTGCTCTTTGGTTTCCTGCAGGCGATGTCACTGCGCTCGGACGTGATTGAACGCGTCATAGGCTTCCAGGTGAATGGCCAGTTCCTCGACGTGCTGCCTTATATCCTCACGGTCGTTATTCTGGCCGGTTTCGTCGGCAAGGCGATCCCACCGCGCGCAGGAGGCGCGCCTTATGTCAAAGAACGCTAA
- a CDS encoding BMP family lipoprotein — MTLMQKFLGASAALALTAGTAAADPAILFDLGGKFDKSFNESAYNGAQRWADETGSSYAEVEIQSDAQREQAIRRFAESGANPIVMAGFSWATPLAEVAADYPDTKFAIIDMVVDAPNVRSVVFNEHEGSYLVGMMAAMASETGTVSFVGGMDIPLIRKFACGYAQGALAVNPEATVIANMTGTTPAAWNDPVKGSELTLAQISQGSDVVFAAAGGTGVGVLQTAADEDILSIGVDANQNYLHPGEVLTSMLKRVDNAVYEAFTQGTDLETGFNVMGVANEGVGYALDEFNAELITADMQAAVDAAAASIAAGELVVHDYTADETCPALSF, encoded by the coding sequence ATGACACTTATGCAAAAATTTCTTGGCGCATCTGCTGCACTGGCTTTGACGGCCGGGACTGCCGCTGCAGATCCAGCCATCCTGTTCGATCTTGGTGGCAAGTTCGACAAATCATTCAACGAAAGCGCCTATAACGGGGCCCAGCGTTGGGCAGACGAGACCGGCAGTTCCTACGCCGAAGTCGAAATTCAGTCCGACGCGCAGCGAGAGCAAGCCATCCGTCGTTTCGCTGAATCAGGTGCAAACCCGATCGTCATGGCAGGCTTTTCATGGGCCACACCACTGGCCGAAGTCGCAGCTGACTATCCAGACACAAAATTCGCAATCATCGACATGGTTGTCGACGCACCAAACGTCCGCTCTGTTGTCTTCAACGAGCACGAGGGTTCTTATCTTGTCGGCATGATGGCGGCGATGGCCTCCGAGACCGGCACCGTGTCCTTCGTGGGCGGCATGGACATCCCGCTGATCCGCAAGTTCGCATGTGGCTACGCGCAGGGCGCATTGGCTGTGAACCCAGAAGCCACAGTGATCGCCAACATGACGGGTACAACACCTGCCGCTTGGAACGACCCGGTAAAGGGCTCCGAGCTCACGCTGGCACAGATCAGCCAAGGGTCTGACGTCGTCTTTGCTGCTGCTGGCGGCACAGGCGTTGGCGTTCTGCAAACTGCAGCCGACGAAGACATCCTGTCCATCGGCGTTGACGCAAACCAGAACTACCTGCACCCGGGCGAAGTACTGACATCCATGCTCAAGCGCGTCGACAACGCGGTTTATGAGGCCTTCACACAAGGTACAGACCTTGAAACAGGCTTTAACGTCATGGGCGTTGCCAACGAAGGCGTCGGCTATGCGCTGGACGAATTCAACGCTGAGCTGATCACTGCTGACATGCAAGCCGCTGTTGACGCAGCTGCCGCATCCATCGCGGCGGGCGAGCTCGTGGTCCACGACTACACAGCCGACGAAACCTGCCCGGCGCTTAGCTTCTAA
- a CDS encoding ABC transporter permease translates to MDVMPKWADVVLIPLISILLAAILSALVILAIGENPWAALKLMVNGALGSTYGWGYTLYYATNFIFTGLAVAIAFHARLFNIGGEGQALIGGLGVAVICLFIPWPHWTLALLGSAIGAAIFGAAWAAIPAFLQAKRGSHIVITTIMFNFIAAAVLNYFLIGALKAPGMEPATAKFPEATHLPSFQDMFNFGETTFFRGAPANVTFFVAIAACLFLWMLIWKTRLGYEIRSFGHSESAAKYAGISPTKIIMVTMLISGGLAGMMAINNVQGEAERLVLNAVEGAGFIGIAVALMGRSHPFGVLLAALLFGFLYQGGAELALWTSIPRELIIVIQALVILFTGALDNMVRMPLERLFLAMRRAKT, encoded by the coding sequence ATGGATGTGATGCCAAAGTGGGCCGATGTTGTCCTGATCCCGTTGATCTCGATCCTGCTGGCGGCGATCCTGTCTGCCTTGGTCATTTTGGCCATTGGTGAAAATCCGTGGGCCGCGCTCAAGCTGATGGTGAACGGCGCTTTGGGCTCCACTTATGGCTGGGGGTATACGCTCTATTACGCCACCAACTTTATCTTCACCGGTCTTGCTGTCGCCATCGCGTTTCATGCGCGGTTGTTCAACATCGGCGGGGAAGGTCAGGCCCTCATCGGTGGTCTGGGCGTGGCTGTCATCTGTCTGTTCATTCCATGGCCGCATTGGACGCTGGCGCTTTTGGGCTCTGCGATCGGTGCTGCGATCTTTGGTGCCGCATGGGCGGCGATCCCCGCATTCCTGCAGGCCAAACGCGGCAGCCACATCGTGATCACTACGATCATGTTCAACTTCATCGCCGCCGCCGTGCTGAACTATTTCCTCATCGGCGCGCTCAAAGCACCCGGCATGGAGCCTGCCACCGCCAAATTCCCAGAAGCGACGCACCTGCCGTCGTTCCAGGATATGTTCAACTTCGGCGAAACCACATTTTTCCGGGGCGCACCCGCCAATGTGACCTTCTTTGTCGCCATCGCGGCGTGCCTCTTTCTCTGGATGCTGATCTGGAAAACACGACTCGGCTATGAAATCCGGTCCTTCGGGCACTCGGAATCAGCCGCGAAATACGCGGGCATCAGCCCGACCAAAATTATCATGGTCACCATGCTTATCTCAGGCGGTCTCGCCGGCATGATGGCCATCAACAACGTGCAGGGCGAGGCCGAACGGCTGGTCCTGAACGCAGTGGAGGGGGCGGGCTTTATCGGCATCGCCGTCGCACTGATGGGGCGCAGCCATCCTTTCGGGGTATTGCTGGCGGCCCTTCTTTTCGGCTTTCTATATCAAGGCGGCGCAGAACTCGCCCTATGGACGTCGATCCCCCGTGAGCTGATTATCGTAATACAGGCCTTGGTAATCCTCTTCACGGGTGCACTGGATAATATGGTGCGCATGCCGCTCGAGCGGCTATTCCTGGCAATGAGGAGAGCAAAAACATGA
- a CDS encoding purine-nucleoside phosphorylase — MSKNAKDLAAQIKAIAGDAPVRIGLILGSGLGHIANEVDGTAIPYTDLPGFPHAGVSGHNPNLVIGTLEGARVAVFGGRAHYYESGRGDAMRLPLEVLKELGADTMIATNAAGSMQVDMPTGSIMCLSDHINFSGLNPLIGEPTDARFVPMKDAYDPAIRIALHAAAKTAEVDMADGIYAWYSGPSFETPAEIRAIKMLGADAVGMSTVPEVILARFLGLKAAAISTITNMAAGMSDEAISHEHTKAMAPIGAAKLEKVLRCYLRSVS; from the coding sequence ATGTCAAAGAACGCTAAAGACCTCGCCGCCCAGATCAAAGCGATTGCGGGCGATGCACCTGTGCGCATTGGCCTGATCCTTGGATCTGGCCTTGGGCATATCGCGAACGAGGTGGACGGCACGGCCATCCCCTACACCGACCTGCCCGGCTTTCCCCATGCTGGCGTTTCAGGCCACAACCCCAATCTGGTAATCGGCACACTTGAAGGGGCGCGCGTCGCGGTCTTTGGGGGACGTGCGCATTACTACGAAAGCGGGCGGGGCGACGCCATGCGCCTGCCTCTAGAAGTGCTCAAGGAACTGGGTGCTGATACGATGATCGCGACCAACGCTGCCGGGTCCATGCAGGTCGATATGCCCACCGGCTCTATCATGTGCCTATCCGACCATATCAACTTTTCCGGCCTCAATCCGCTCATCGGGGAACCTACCGATGCGCGCTTTGTGCCGATGAAAGACGCCTATGATCCTGCTATCCGCATAGCCCTGCACGCCGCTGCCAAAACAGCAGAGGTGGACATGGCCGATGGGATCTACGCGTGGTATTCCGGCCCCTCTTTCGAGACACCTGCCGAAATTCGCGCCATCAAGATGCTGGGGGCTGACGCCGTGGGCATGTCCACAGTGCCAGAGGTCATCCTTGCGCGTTTTCTAGGGCTGAAGGCCGCTGCCATTTCGACCATCACCAATATGGCCGCGGGCATGAGCGATGAAGCGATCAGTCACGAACATACCAAAGCGATGGCCCCGATTGGCGCAGCTAAACTGGAAAAAGTCCTGCGCTGCTACTTGCGGTCAGTTTCCTAA
- a CDS encoding molecular chaperone GroEL, protein MTKAITTFFEAWGMSDADARQTALHASFGPDATYADPRTDAPLTGPAAVTEYVAMFSTSAPGAVAHVAGVETCDSVSRATIAFKMPNGMEQMGQYFVEHRPDGLISRMVGFVGTGAPA, encoded by the coding sequence ATGACAAAGGCGATCACCACCTTCTTTGAAGCATGGGGGATGTCGGATGCCGATGCCCGCCAAACAGCACTCCACGCGTCATTCGGCCCCGATGCGACTTACGCGGACCCGCGCACCGACGCCCCGCTGACAGGCCCCGCAGCAGTGACAGAATATGTCGCCATGTTTTCCACCTCTGCCCCCGGCGCTGTCGCGCATGTGGCTGGTGTCGAGACGTGCGACAGTGTCAGCCGTGCGACTATTGCTTTCAAAATGCCAAACGGCATGGAACAAATGGGCCAGTACTTTGTCGAACACAGGCCAGACGGCCTGATATCCCGCATGGTCGGATTTGTCGGAACAGGAGCACCAGCATGA
- a CDS encoding GNAT family N-acetyltransferase — MTPNELANLHAAAFSATRAWSADEFAGLLQHPGTFAIGDTHCFALIRTVLDEAELLTIATAPAMRRQGLARATLLAGEARAKTEGAARIFLEVAEDNGAAIKLYTSSGYHQIGRRPGYYLPKDGAPLAALVMRKSLTTT, encoded by the coding sequence GTGACACCCAACGAGCTGGCCAACCTTCATGCAGCGGCATTTAGCGCCACGCGGGCGTGGTCGGCCGATGAATTCGCAGGGCTTCTTCAGCACCCAGGTACCTTCGCAATCGGTGACACACACTGCTTTGCCCTGATCCGCACCGTGCTGGACGAGGCCGAGCTTTTGACGATCGCAACAGCACCGGCTATGCGACGGCAGGGCCTTGCGCGCGCAACCTTGCTAGCTGGTGAAGCGCGGGCAAAAACTGAAGGCGCCGCACGAATTTTCCTTGAAGTGGCCGAAGACAACGGCGCCGCGATCAAGCTCTATACATCGTCAGGCTACCATCAAATCGGGCGGCGACCCGGATATTATCTGCCTAAAGATGGGGCGCCGCTGGCTGCCCTGGTGATGCGCAAGTCACTGACCACAACCTGA